The following are encoded in a window of Bacteroidota bacterium genomic DNA:
- a CDS encoding arginine decarboxylase, pyruvoyl-dependent: MFFTKGVGRHKDYLQSFELALRDARIEKCNLVTVSSIYPPNCKRIPADDGLRLLQPGQITFAVMARNATNEPNRLIAASIGVAQPADPNQYGYLSEHHPFGETDERAGDYAEDLAATMLATTLGVEFDPNIAWDEREKQYKMSGKIVKTYNVTQSAEGHKDGIWTTVLACAILLP, translated from the coding sequence ATGTTTTTCACGAAGGGAGTGGGCCGACACAAGGACTATTTGCAATCCTTCGAGCTTGCGTTGCGGGATGCCCGCATAGAGAAATGCAATCTGGTAACGGTTTCAAGCATCTATCCGCCGAACTGCAAACGCATTCCGGCTGATGATGGACTACGGCTGCTCCAGCCCGGTCAGATTACATTTGCCGTCATGGCCCGCAATGCGACAAATGAGCCGAACAGATTAATCGCGGCATCCATTGGCGTGGCCCAGCCGGCAGACCCAAACCAGTACGGATATCTTTCCGAACACCATCCCTTCGGCGAAACCGATGAACGGGCAGGCGACTATGCCGAAGACCTGGCGGCAACAATGCTGGCAACAACACTTGGAGTCGAGTTCGACCCCAACATTGCATGGGACGAACGTGAAAAGCAGTATAAAATGAGCGGCAAGATCGTCAAAACATACAACGTCACACAGTCGGCAGAAGGCCACAAGGATGGCATCTGGACGACGGTTCTTGCGTGCGCTATTCTCCTTCCGTAA